A region from the Peromyscus maniculatus bairdii isolate BWxNUB_F1_BW_parent chromosome 5, HU_Pman_BW_mat_3.1, whole genome shotgun sequence genome encodes:
- the Ptpdc1 gene encoding protein tyrosine phosphatase domain-containing protein 1 isoform X2, whose amino-acid sequence MKNHIPLWRMTVDMLQIWMVMVAVSSVSRPEGNPTFPERKKTSERPTPKYTKVGERLRHVIPGHMACSMACGGRACKYENPARWSDQEQAIKGVYSSWVTDSILAMARPSSELLEKYQIIEQFLGHGIKTIINLQRPGEHASCGNSLEQESGFTYLPEAFMEAGIYFYNFGWKDYGVASLTAILDMVKVMTFALQEGKVAVHCHAGLGRTGVLIACYLVFATRMTADQAIIFVRAKRPNSIQTRGQLLCVREFTQFLAPLRNIFSCCDPKAHAVTLAQYLIRQRHLLHGYEARLLKYVPKIIHLVCKLLLDLAENRPVVTKSTLEGPELSAEIEKTVSEMVTMQLDQELLRQNSDAPDPFNPTAVVAEFENQDGILSNERDFDPLWKRRNADNLQPLTHLKRQLSYSDSDLKRAKAILEQGETPWTVPAQDLLDHSLQHQKHTSHCYMPPTPELGLNKEALVHSTFSFWTQPKYGGLEGLKDDGSPLFCRKDIPKEVQRSRTFSVGTSCSHNSGEPMPPNFASIHMDPEQVTHCQCHAPGGWVPGSVQEEGRTPCSPLDCGSNPKAQLPQGQETQDSTHLSEAMPYAGLQSELSAEARRILAAKALANLNEFVEKEEVKRKVEMWQKELNSREGAWERICGERDPFILCSLMWSWVEQLKEPVITKEDVDMLVDRQADAGEALFLLEKGQYQTILCVLHCIVSLQTLPVEVEEACLSHAIKAFTKVNFDSENGPIVYNTLKKIFKHTLEEKRKMAKDSPRPGLS is encoded by the exons GTGATGGTGGCTGTGTCTTCTGTAAGCCGTCCGGAGGGGAATCCAACTTTTCCCGAGAGAAAAA AAACTTCGGAACGCCCAACGCCAAAGTACACAAAGGTGGGAGAACGTTTACGGCATGTTATCCCTGGGCACATGGCATGTTCCATGGCGTGTGGTGGGAGAGCCTGTAAGTATGAGAACCCAGCCCGCTGGAGTGATCAGGAGCAAGCCATCAAGGGCGTTTACTCATCCTG GGTCACTGACAGTATCCTGGCCATGGCTCGTCCATCCTCTGAGCTGCTGGAGAAGTATCAGATCATCGAGCAGTTCCTTGG TCATGGCATAAAAACAATCATCAACCTGCAGCGCCCTGGTGAGCATGCCAGCTGTGGGAACTCTCTGGAACAAGAAAGTGGTTTCACGTATCTTCCTGAAGCATTCATGGAGGCTGGCA TTTATTTCTACAACTTCGGATGGAAGGATTATGGTGTGGCATCCCTCACTGCCATCTTAGACATGGTAAAGGTGATGACATTTGCCTTACAGGAGGGGAAGGTGGCTGTCCACTGCCATGCAGGCCTTGGGCGGACAG GTGTTCTAATAGCATGTTATTTAGTTTTTGCAACAAGAATGACTGCTGACCAAGCAATTATATTTGTGCGGGCGAAACGCCCCAATTCCATACAAACCAGAGGGCAGCTGCTCTGTGTACGGGAATTCACTCAGTTCCTGGCTCCACTCCGTAATATTTTTTCTTGCTGCGATCCCAAAGCACATGCTGTTACCTTAGCCCAGTACCTGATTCGCCAGCGGCATCTGCTTCATGGTTATGAGGCACGACTTCTGAAATATGTGCCAAAGATCATCCACCTCGTTTGCAAGCTGCTGCTTGACTTGGCTGAGAACAGGCCAGTAGTAACGAAGAGCACGTTGGAAGGACCTGAACTCTCTGCTGAGATCGAAAAGACTGTGTCTGAGATGGTTACGATGCAGCTGGACCAAGAGTTACTGAGGCAGAACAGTGACGCACCCGACCCGTTTAACCCCACTGCAGTGGTGGCCGAGTTTGAGAATCAGGATGGGATCCTTTCTAATGAGCGTGACTTTGACCCCCTCTGGAAGAGGAGGAATGCTGACAATCTTCAGCCCCTGACACATCTGAAAAGGCAGCTCAGCTACAGTGACTCAGACTTAAAGAGGGCCAAAGCTATCCTGGAGCAAGGGGAGACACCTTGGACAGTGCCTGCCCAGGActtgctggaccacagcctccaGCATCAGAAGCACACCAGCCATTGTTATATGCCACCAACTCCAGAGCTAGGCCTAAATAAGGAAGCCTTGGTTCACAGCACATTTTCCTTCTGGACGCAACCAAAATATGGGGGCTTAGAAGGACTCAAGGATGATGGATCACCACTTTTCTGTAGGAAGGACATCCCAAAGGAAGTACAGCGGAGCAGAACCTTCTCTGTGGGCACTTCTTGTTCACACAATTCTGGGGAACCAATGCCCCCCAACTTTGCAAGTATCCATATGGATCCAGAGCAAGTCACCCACTGCCAGTGTCACGCTCCTGGTGGTTGGGTTCCAGGCTCTgttcaggaggaagggaggactcCCTGCAGCCCTCTAGACTGTGGCTCCAATCCTAAGGCACAGCTCCCACAAGGACAGGAAACCCAAGACAGCACACACCTGTCGGAAGCCATGCCATATGCTGGTTTGCAGTCTGAACTGAGTGCCGAAGCTAGGCGAATACTGGCAGCCAAAGCCCTTGCAAATTTAAATGAGTTTgtggaaaaggaggaagtgaaaAGGAAAGTGGAAATGTGGCAG AAAGAATTAAATTCCCGAGAGGGAGCCTGGGAAAGAATCTGTGGTGAGAGAGACCCTTTCATCTTGTGCAGTTTGATGTGGTCTTGGGTGGAGCAGCTGAAAGAGCCTGTAATCACCAAAGAGGATGTGGACATGTTGGTGGACAGGCAAGCAGATGCTGGTGAAGCCCTATTTTTACTAGAGAAG gggcaGTACCAGACCATCCTCTGTGTGCTGCATTGCATAGTGAGCCTGCAAACACTTCCTGTGGAGGTGGAGGAAGCTTGCCTTTCCCATGCCATTAAAGCTTTCACCAAG
- the Ptpdc1 gene encoding protein tyrosine phosphatase domain-containing protein 1 isoform X4: MAAGVLPQNEKPYSTLANDSGYAANMDETSERPTPKYTKVGERLRHVIPGHMACSMACGGRACKYENPARWSDQEQAIKGVYSSWVTDSILAMARPSSELLEKYQIIEQFLGHGIKTIINLQRPGEHASCGNSLEQESGFTYLPEAFMEAGIYFYNFGWKDYGVASLTAILDMVKVMTFALQEGKVAVHCHAGLGRTGVLIACYLVFATRMTADQAIIFVRAKRPNSIQTRGQLLCVREFTQFLAPLRNIFSCCDPKAHAVTLAQYLIRQRHLLHGYEARLLKYVPKIIHLVCKLLLDLAENRPVVTKSTLEGPELSAEIEKTVSEMVTMQLDQELLRQNSDAPDPFNPTAVVAEFENQDGILSNERDFDPLWKRRNADNLQPLTHLKRQLSYSDSDLKRAKAILEQGETPWTVPAQDLLDHSLQHQKHTSHCYMPPTPELGLNKEALVHSTFSFWTQPKYGGLEGLKDDGSPLFCRKDIPKEVQRSRTFSVGTSCSHNSGEPMPPNFASIHMDPEQVTHCQCHAPGGWVPGSVQEEGRTPCSPLDCGSNPKAQLPQGQETQDSTHLSEAMPYAGLQSELSAEARRILAAKALANLNEFVEKEEVKRKVEMWQKELNSREGAWERICGERDPFILCSLMWSWVEQLKEPVITKEDVDMLVDRQADAGEALFLLEKGQYQTILCVLHCIVSLQTLPVEVEEACLSHAIKAFTKVNFDSENGPIVYNTLKKIFKHTLEEKRKMAKDSPRPGLS; this comes from the exons AAACTTCGGAACGCCCAACGCCAAAGTACACAAAGGTGGGAGAACGTTTACGGCATGTTATCCCTGGGCACATGGCATGTTCCATGGCGTGTGGTGGGAGAGCCTGTAAGTATGAGAACCCAGCCCGCTGGAGTGATCAGGAGCAAGCCATCAAGGGCGTTTACTCATCCTG GGTCACTGACAGTATCCTGGCCATGGCTCGTCCATCCTCTGAGCTGCTGGAGAAGTATCAGATCATCGAGCAGTTCCTTGG TCATGGCATAAAAACAATCATCAACCTGCAGCGCCCTGGTGAGCATGCCAGCTGTGGGAACTCTCTGGAACAAGAAAGTGGTTTCACGTATCTTCCTGAAGCATTCATGGAGGCTGGCA TTTATTTCTACAACTTCGGATGGAAGGATTATGGTGTGGCATCCCTCACTGCCATCTTAGACATGGTAAAGGTGATGACATTTGCCTTACAGGAGGGGAAGGTGGCTGTCCACTGCCATGCAGGCCTTGGGCGGACAG GTGTTCTAATAGCATGTTATTTAGTTTTTGCAACAAGAATGACTGCTGACCAAGCAATTATATTTGTGCGGGCGAAACGCCCCAATTCCATACAAACCAGAGGGCAGCTGCTCTGTGTACGGGAATTCACTCAGTTCCTGGCTCCACTCCGTAATATTTTTTCTTGCTGCGATCCCAAAGCACATGCTGTTACCTTAGCCCAGTACCTGATTCGCCAGCGGCATCTGCTTCATGGTTATGAGGCACGACTTCTGAAATATGTGCCAAAGATCATCCACCTCGTTTGCAAGCTGCTGCTTGACTTGGCTGAGAACAGGCCAGTAGTAACGAAGAGCACGTTGGAAGGACCTGAACTCTCTGCTGAGATCGAAAAGACTGTGTCTGAGATGGTTACGATGCAGCTGGACCAAGAGTTACTGAGGCAGAACAGTGACGCACCCGACCCGTTTAACCCCACTGCAGTGGTGGCCGAGTTTGAGAATCAGGATGGGATCCTTTCTAATGAGCGTGACTTTGACCCCCTCTGGAAGAGGAGGAATGCTGACAATCTTCAGCCCCTGACACATCTGAAAAGGCAGCTCAGCTACAGTGACTCAGACTTAAAGAGGGCCAAAGCTATCCTGGAGCAAGGGGAGACACCTTGGACAGTGCCTGCCCAGGActtgctggaccacagcctccaGCATCAGAAGCACACCAGCCATTGTTATATGCCACCAACTCCAGAGCTAGGCCTAAATAAGGAAGCCTTGGTTCACAGCACATTTTCCTTCTGGACGCAACCAAAATATGGGGGCTTAGAAGGACTCAAGGATGATGGATCACCACTTTTCTGTAGGAAGGACATCCCAAAGGAAGTACAGCGGAGCAGAACCTTCTCTGTGGGCACTTCTTGTTCACACAATTCTGGGGAACCAATGCCCCCCAACTTTGCAAGTATCCATATGGATCCAGAGCAAGTCACCCACTGCCAGTGTCACGCTCCTGGTGGTTGGGTTCCAGGCTCTgttcaggaggaagggaggactcCCTGCAGCCCTCTAGACTGTGGCTCCAATCCTAAGGCACAGCTCCCACAAGGACAGGAAACCCAAGACAGCACACACCTGTCGGAAGCCATGCCATATGCTGGTTTGCAGTCTGAACTGAGTGCCGAAGCTAGGCGAATACTGGCAGCCAAAGCCCTTGCAAATTTAAATGAGTTTgtggaaaaggaggaagtgaaaAGGAAAGTGGAAATGTGGCAG AAAGAATTAAATTCCCGAGAGGGAGCCTGGGAAAGAATCTGTGGTGAGAGAGACCCTTTCATCTTGTGCAGTTTGATGTGGTCTTGGGTGGAGCAGCTGAAAGAGCCTGTAATCACCAAAGAGGATGTGGACATGTTGGTGGACAGGCAAGCAGATGCTGGTGAAGCCCTATTTTTACTAGAGAAG gggcaGTACCAGACCATCCTCTGTGTGCTGCATTGCATAGTGAGCCTGCAAACACTTCCTGTGGAGGTGGAGGAAGCTTGCCTTTCCCATGCCATTAAAGCTTTCACCAAG
- the Ptpdc1 gene encoding protein tyrosine phosphatase domain-containing protein 1 isoform X1 produces MQVQDPSRRPSAVHFLSAFLQGRRHSTSDPVLRLQQARRGSGSATKLLSSSSLQVMVAVSSVSRPEGNPTFPERKKTSERPTPKYTKVGERLRHVIPGHMACSMACGGRACKYENPARWSDQEQAIKGVYSSWVTDSILAMARPSSELLEKYQIIEQFLGHGIKTIINLQRPGEHASCGNSLEQESGFTYLPEAFMEAGIYFYNFGWKDYGVASLTAILDMVKVMTFALQEGKVAVHCHAGLGRTGVLIACYLVFATRMTADQAIIFVRAKRPNSIQTRGQLLCVREFTQFLAPLRNIFSCCDPKAHAVTLAQYLIRQRHLLHGYEARLLKYVPKIIHLVCKLLLDLAENRPVVTKSTLEGPELSAEIEKTVSEMVTMQLDQELLRQNSDAPDPFNPTAVVAEFENQDGILSNERDFDPLWKRRNADNLQPLTHLKRQLSYSDSDLKRAKAILEQGETPWTVPAQDLLDHSLQHQKHTSHCYMPPTPELGLNKEALVHSTFSFWTQPKYGGLEGLKDDGSPLFCRKDIPKEVQRSRTFSVGTSCSHNSGEPMPPNFASIHMDPEQVTHCQCHAPGGWVPGSVQEEGRTPCSPLDCGSNPKAQLPQGQETQDSTHLSEAMPYAGLQSELSAEARRILAAKALANLNEFVEKEEVKRKVEMWQKELNSREGAWERICGERDPFILCSLMWSWVEQLKEPVITKEDVDMLVDRQADAGEALFLLEKGQYQTILCVLHCIVSLQTLPVEVEEACLSHAIKAFTKVNFDSENGPIVYNTLKKIFKHTLEEKRKMAKDSPRPGLS; encoded by the exons ATGCAGGTGCAGGACCCTTCCCGGAGGCCTTCGGCTGTGCACTTCCTCAGCGCCTTTCTGCAGGGCCGCCGCCACTCCACTTCTGACCCGGTCCTGAGGCTGCAGCAAGCCCGCCGTGGCTCTGGCTCTGCCACCAAGCTGCTGTCCTCATCTTCTCTCCAGGTGATGGTGGCTGTGTCTTCTGTAAGCCGTCCGGAGGGGAATCCAACTTTTCCCGAGAGAAAAA AAACTTCGGAACGCCCAACGCCAAAGTACACAAAGGTGGGAGAACGTTTACGGCATGTTATCCCTGGGCACATGGCATGTTCCATGGCGTGTGGTGGGAGAGCCTGTAAGTATGAGAACCCAGCCCGCTGGAGTGATCAGGAGCAAGCCATCAAGGGCGTTTACTCATCCTG GGTCACTGACAGTATCCTGGCCATGGCTCGTCCATCCTCTGAGCTGCTGGAGAAGTATCAGATCATCGAGCAGTTCCTTGG TCATGGCATAAAAACAATCATCAACCTGCAGCGCCCTGGTGAGCATGCCAGCTGTGGGAACTCTCTGGAACAAGAAAGTGGTTTCACGTATCTTCCTGAAGCATTCATGGAGGCTGGCA TTTATTTCTACAACTTCGGATGGAAGGATTATGGTGTGGCATCCCTCACTGCCATCTTAGACATGGTAAAGGTGATGACATTTGCCTTACAGGAGGGGAAGGTGGCTGTCCACTGCCATGCAGGCCTTGGGCGGACAG GTGTTCTAATAGCATGTTATTTAGTTTTTGCAACAAGAATGACTGCTGACCAAGCAATTATATTTGTGCGGGCGAAACGCCCCAATTCCATACAAACCAGAGGGCAGCTGCTCTGTGTACGGGAATTCACTCAGTTCCTGGCTCCACTCCGTAATATTTTTTCTTGCTGCGATCCCAAAGCACATGCTGTTACCTTAGCCCAGTACCTGATTCGCCAGCGGCATCTGCTTCATGGTTATGAGGCACGACTTCTGAAATATGTGCCAAAGATCATCCACCTCGTTTGCAAGCTGCTGCTTGACTTGGCTGAGAACAGGCCAGTAGTAACGAAGAGCACGTTGGAAGGACCTGAACTCTCTGCTGAGATCGAAAAGACTGTGTCTGAGATGGTTACGATGCAGCTGGACCAAGAGTTACTGAGGCAGAACAGTGACGCACCCGACCCGTTTAACCCCACTGCAGTGGTGGCCGAGTTTGAGAATCAGGATGGGATCCTTTCTAATGAGCGTGACTTTGACCCCCTCTGGAAGAGGAGGAATGCTGACAATCTTCAGCCCCTGACACATCTGAAAAGGCAGCTCAGCTACAGTGACTCAGACTTAAAGAGGGCCAAAGCTATCCTGGAGCAAGGGGAGACACCTTGGACAGTGCCTGCCCAGGActtgctggaccacagcctccaGCATCAGAAGCACACCAGCCATTGTTATATGCCACCAACTCCAGAGCTAGGCCTAAATAAGGAAGCCTTGGTTCACAGCACATTTTCCTTCTGGACGCAACCAAAATATGGGGGCTTAGAAGGACTCAAGGATGATGGATCACCACTTTTCTGTAGGAAGGACATCCCAAAGGAAGTACAGCGGAGCAGAACCTTCTCTGTGGGCACTTCTTGTTCACACAATTCTGGGGAACCAATGCCCCCCAACTTTGCAAGTATCCATATGGATCCAGAGCAAGTCACCCACTGCCAGTGTCACGCTCCTGGTGGTTGGGTTCCAGGCTCTgttcaggaggaagggaggactcCCTGCAGCCCTCTAGACTGTGGCTCCAATCCTAAGGCACAGCTCCCACAAGGACAGGAAACCCAAGACAGCACACACCTGTCGGAAGCCATGCCATATGCTGGTTTGCAGTCTGAACTGAGTGCCGAAGCTAGGCGAATACTGGCAGCCAAAGCCCTTGCAAATTTAAATGAGTTTgtggaaaaggaggaagtgaaaAGGAAAGTGGAAATGTGGCAG AAAGAATTAAATTCCCGAGAGGGAGCCTGGGAAAGAATCTGTGGTGAGAGAGACCCTTTCATCTTGTGCAGTTTGATGTGGTCTTGGGTGGAGCAGCTGAAAGAGCCTGTAATCACCAAAGAGGATGTGGACATGTTGGTGGACAGGCAAGCAGATGCTGGTGAAGCCCTATTTTTACTAGAGAAG gggcaGTACCAGACCATCCTCTGTGTGCTGCATTGCATAGTGAGCCTGCAAACACTTCCTGTGGAGGTGGAGGAAGCTTGCCTTTCCCATGCCATTAAAGCTTTCACCAAG
- the Ptpdc1 gene encoding protein tyrosine phosphatase domain-containing protein 1 isoform X5: MAAGVLPQNEKPYSTLANDSGYAANMDETSERPTPKYTKVGERLRHVIPGHMACSMACGGRACKYENPARWSDQEQAIKGVYSSWVTDSILAMARPSSELLEKYQIIEQFLGHGIKTIINLQRPGEHASCGNSLEQESGFTYLPEAFMEAGIYFYNFGWKDYGVASLTAILDMVKVMTFALQEGKVAVHCHAGLGRTGVLIACYLVFATRMTADQAIIFVRAKRPNSIQTRGQLLCVREFTQFLAPLRNIFSCCDPKAHAVTLAQYLIRQRHLLHGYEARLLKYVPKIIHLVCKLLLDLAENRPVVTKSTLEGPELSAEIEKTVSEMVTMQLDQELLRQNSDAPDPFNPTAVVAEFENQDGILSNERDFDPLWKRRNADNLQPLTHLKRQLSYSDSDLKRAKAILEQGETPWTVPAQDLLDHSLQHQKHTSHCYMPPTPELGLNKEALVHSTFSFWTQPKYGGLEGLKDDGSPLFCRKDIPKEVQRSRTFSVGTSCSHNSGEPMPPNFASIHMDPEQVTHCQCHAPGGWVPGSVQEEGRTPCSPLDCGSNPKAQLPQGQETQDSTHLSEAMPYAGLQSELSAEARRILAAKALANLNEFVEKEEVKRKVEMWQKWEERNLKFPKCGVNLVWKRPRVLCSCS; this comes from the exons AAACTTCGGAACGCCCAACGCCAAAGTACACAAAGGTGGGAGAACGTTTACGGCATGTTATCCCTGGGCACATGGCATGTTCCATGGCGTGTGGTGGGAGAGCCTGTAAGTATGAGAACCCAGCCCGCTGGAGTGATCAGGAGCAAGCCATCAAGGGCGTTTACTCATCCTG GGTCACTGACAGTATCCTGGCCATGGCTCGTCCATCCTCTGAGCTGCTGGAGAAGTATCAGATCATCGAGCAGTTCCTTGG TCATGGCATAAAAACAATCATCAACCTGCAGCGCCCTGGTGAGCATGCCAGCTGTGGGAACTCTCTGGAACAAGAAAGTGGTTTCACGTATCTTCCTGAAGCATTCATGGAGGCTGGCA TTTATTTCTACAACTTCGGATGGAAGGATTATGGTGTGGCATCCCTCACTGCCATCTTAGACATGGTAAAGGTGATGACATTTGCCTTACAGGAGGGGAAGGTGGCTGTCCACTGCCATGCAGGCCTTGGGCGGACAG GTGTTCTAATAGCATGTTATTTAGTTTTTGCAACAAGAATGACTGCTGACCAAGCAATTATATTTGTGCGGGCGAAACGCCCCAATTCCATACAAACCAGAGGGCAGCTGCTCTGTGTACGGGAATTCACTCAGTTCCTGGCTCCACTCCGTAATATTTTTTCTTGCTGCGATCCCAAAGCACATGCTGTTACCTTAGCCCAGTACCTGATTCGCCAGCGGCATCTGCTTCATGGTTATGAGGCACGACTTCTGAAATATGTGCCAAAGATCATCCACCTCGTTTGCAAGCTGCTGCTTGACTTGGCTGAGAACAGGCCAGTAGTAACGAAGAGCACGTTGGAAGGACCTGAACTCTCTGCTGAGATCGAAAAGACTGTGTCTGAGATGGTTACGATGCAGCTGGACCAAGAGTTACTGAGGCAGAACAGTGACGCACCCGACCCGTTTAACCCCACTGCAGTGGTGGCCGAGTTTGAGAATCAGGATGGGATCCTTTCTAATGAGCGTGACTTTGACCCCCTCTGGAAGAGGAGGAATGCTGACAATCTTCAGCCCCTGACACATCTGAAAAGGCAGCTCAGCTACAGTGACTCAGACTTAAAGAGGGCCAAAGCTATCCTGGAGCAAGGGGAGACACCTTGGACAGTGCCTGCCCAGGActtgctggaccacagcctccaGCATCAGAAGCACACCAGCCATTGTTATATGCCACCAACTCCAGAGCTAGGCCTAAATAAGGAAGCCTTGGTTCACAGCACATTTTCCTTCTGGACGCAACCAAAATATGGGGGCTTAGAAGGACTCAAGGATGATGGATCACCACTTTTCTGTAGGAAGGACATCCCAAAGGAAGTACAGCGGAGCAGAACCTTCTCTGTGGGCACTTCTTGTTCACACAATTCTGGGGAACCAATGCCCCCCAACTTTGCAAGTATCCATATGGATCCAGAGCAAGTCACCCACTGCCAGTGTCACGCTCCTGGTGGTTGGGTTCCAGGCTCTgttcaggaggaagggaggactcCCTGCAGCCCTCTAGACTGTGGCTCCAATCCTAAGGCACAGCTCCCACAAGGACAGGAAACCCAAGACAGCACACACCTGTCGGAAGCCATGCCATATGCTGGTTTGCAGTCTGAACTGAGTGCCGAAGCTAGGCGAATACTGGCAGCCAAAGCCCTTGCAAATTTAAATGAGTTTgtggaaaaggaggaagtgaaaAGGAAAGTGGAAATGTGGCAG aaatgggaagagaggaacTTGAAGTTTCCCAAGTGTGGTGTGAACCTGGTGTGGAAACGACCCAGGGTGTTGTGTAGCTGCAGCTAG
- the Ptpdc1 gene encoding protein tyrosine phosphatase domain-containing protein 1 isoform X3, with product MQVQDPSRRPSAVHFLSAFLQGRRHSTSDPVLRLQQARRGSGSATKLLSSSSLQVMVAVSSVSRPEGNPTFPERKKTSERPTPKYTKVGERLRHVIPGHMACSMACGGRACKYENPARWSDQEQAIKGVYSSWVTDSILAMARPSSELLEKYQIIEQFLGHGIKTIINLQRPGEHASCGNSLEQESGFTYLPEAFMEAGIYFYNFGWKDYGVASLTAILDMVKVMTFALQEGKVAVHCHAGLGRTGVLIACYLVFATRMTADQAIIFVRAKRPNSIQTRGQLLCVREFTQFLAPLRNIFSCCDPKAHAVTLAQYLIRQRHLLHGYEARLLKYVPKIIHLVCKLLLDLAENRPVVTKSTLEGPELSAEIEKTVSEMVTMQLDQELLRQNSDAPDPFNPTAVVAEFENQDGILSNERDFDPLWKRRNADNLQPLTHLKRQLSYSDSDLKRAKAILEQGETPWTVPAQDLLDHSLQHQKHTSHCYMPPTPELGLNKEALVHSTFSFWTQPKYGGLEGLKDDGSPLFCRKDIPKEVQRSRTFSVGTSCSHNSGEPMPPNFASIHMDPEQVTHCQCHAPGGWVPGSVQEEGRTPCSPLDCGSNPKAQLPQGQETQDSTHLSEAMPYAGLQSELSAEARRILAAKALANLNEFVEKEEVKRKVEMWQKWEERNLKFPKCGVNLVWKRPRVLCSCS from the exons ATGCAGGTGCAGGACCCTTCCCGGAGGCCTTCGGCTGTGCACTTCCTCAGCGCCTTTCTGCAGGGCCGCCGCCACTCCACTTCTGACCCGGTCCTGAGGCTGCAGCAAGCCCGCCGTGGCTCTGGCTCTGCCACCAAGCTGCTGTCCTCATCTTCTCTCCAGGTGATGGTGGCTGTGTCTTCTGTAAGCCGTCCGGAGGGGAATCCAACTTTTCCCGAGAGAAAAA AAACTTCGGAACGCCCAACGCCAAAGTACACAAAGGTGGGAGAACGTTTACGGCATGTTATCCCTGGGCACATGGCATGTTCCATGGCGTGTGGTGGGAGAGCCTGTAAGTATGAGAACCCAGCCCGCTGGAGTGATCAGGAGCAAGCCATCAAGGGCGTTTACTCATCCTG GGTCACTGACAGTATCCTGGCCATGGCTCGTCCATCCTCTGAGCTGCTGGAGAAGTATCAGATCATCGAGCAGTTCCTTGG TCATGGCATAAAAACAATCATCAACCTGCAGCGCCCTGGTGAGCATGCCAGCTGTGGGAACTCTCTGGAACAAGAAAGTGGTTTCACGTATCTTCCTGAAGCATTCATGGAGGCTGGCA TTTATTTCTACAACTTCGGATGGAAGGATTATGGTGTGGCATCCCTCACTGCCATCTTAGACATGGTAAAGGTGATGACATTTGCCTTACAGGAGGGGAAGGTGGCTGTCCACTGCCATGCAGGCCTTGGGCGGACAG GTGTTCTAATAGCATGTTATTTAGTTTTTGCAACAAGAATGACTGCTGACCAAGCAATTATATTTGTGCGGGCGAAACGCCCCAATTCCATACAAACCAGAGGGCAGCTGCTCTGTGTACGGGAATTCACTCAGTTCCTGGCTCCACTCCGTAATATTTTTTCTTGCTGCGATCCCAAAGCACATGCTGTTACCTTAGCCCAGTACCTGATTCGCCAGCGGCATCTGCTTCATGGTTATGAGGCACGACTTCTGAAATATGTGCCAAAGATCATCCACCTCGTTTGCAAGCTGCTGCTTGACTTGGCTGAGAACAGGCCAGTAGTAACGAAGAGCACGTTGGAAGGACCTGAACTCTCTGCTGAGATCGAAAAGACTGTGTCTGAGATGGTTACGATGCAGCTGGACCAAGAGTTACTGAGGCAGAACAGTGACGCACCCGACCCGTTTAACCCCACTGCAGTGGTGGCCGAGTTTGAGAATCAGGATGGGATCCTTTCTAATGAGCGTGACTTTGACCCCCTCTGGAAGAGGAGGAATGCTGACAATCTTCAGCCCCTGACACATCTGAAAAGGCAGCTCAGCTACAGTGACTCAGACTTAAAGAGGGCCAAAGCTATCCTGGAGCAAGGGGAGACACCTTGGACAGTGCCTGCCCAGGActtgctggaccacagcctccaGCATCAGAAGCACACCAGCCATTGTTATATGCCACCAACTCCAGAGCTAGGCCTAAATAAGGAAGCCTTGGTTCACAGCACATTTTCCTTCTGGACGCAACCAAAATATGGGGGCTTAGAAGGACTCAAGGATGATGGATCACCACTTTTCTGTAGGAAGGACATCCCAAAGGAAGTACAGCGGAGCAGAACCTTCTCTGTGGGCACTTCTTGTTCACACAATTCTGGGGAACCAATGCCCCCCAACTTTGCAAGTATCCATATGGATCCAGAGCAAGTCACCCACTGCCAGTGTCACGCTCCTGGTGGTTGGGTTCCAGGCTCTgttcaggaggaagggaggactcCCTGCAGCCCTCTAGACTGTGGCTCCAATCCTAAGGCACAGCTCCCACAAGGACAGGAAACCCAAGACAGCACACACCTGTCGGAAGCCATGCCATATGCTGGTTTGCAGTCTGAACTGAGTGCCGAAGCTAGGCGAATACTGGCAGCCAAAGCCCTTGCAAATTTAAATGAGTTTgtggaaaaggaggaagtgaaaAGGAAAGTGGAAATGTGGCAG aaatgggaagagaggaacTTGAAGTTTCCCAAGTGTGGTGTGAACCTGGTGTGGAAACGACCCAGGGTGTTGTGTAGCTGCAGCTAG